From the genome of Salvia splendens isolate huo1 chromosome 7, SspV2, whole genome shotgun sequence:
cctttttgggcgtcccaagttacttgcactctttccatttttagtaaaaaatttcacctacagccgtcatttttgacttttctatacactcattccttaatctccgagccgaaaaggaaatgagcgagtagcccgggacggagggagtagtataaagAAAAGTAGGTTGAAAAGACAtgaattttacttttatatattagttatataattaaatgtgtAATAAGTTGATGGAATATAGAGCctatttactatttatggtaaaaattaaaaatatgttattAATAGGGGTCCATtatctaaaataataaaagtagacCCTTTATtgtagaatgtgagtgtaataaatttaattagttctccattcgtccacgaaaaatagacaaGATTGTGAatagcacgagttttaatgtataattggtaaagtaagagagaaggagaaaaaatgtaGTGAAATGAGTATTAGTGGATTATGGGGTCAACAtttaaaatgatgtgtagggttaGTATTGGTTGAAAACTTTTCTGTTTGaacttagtctattttttgtggacgggcCAAAATGAAAAAACTTGTTTATTTCTTAAGGACGGAAGAAGGTATAATTTAGAGTCCACTATCTAAAAAAAGTAtgttgtattttaaattatggacattctaaaatataaaattaggaCATTATTTTGTGCGGAGTATTAAATTAACCTAAACTTCTCCTAAACCCTATTACTACTATTAACCACCAAACTGGCCTAAATCATTTCCTCTTCGGCTATAAATTAGAGTAGTAAGTACTACATTGGAGCTACACACTAATATCCCATTCCCTCTCTCCCCCAAAAAATACTACCCCATATagtttagtagtagtattgaTGGAGAAGGCAACAGTGACCATCGTAGGCAGCGGCCCCTCCGGCCTAGCAACGGCGGCGTACCTCCATCACCTCTCCATCCCATACATCCTTCTCGAGAGAGAAGACTGCTTCGCCTCACTGTGGCAAAACCACACCTACGATCGCGTCCACCTCCATCTCCCCAAACAACTATGCACCCTCCCCCTCTTGCCCATGCCCCCCCACTACCCCACCTACGTCCCTCGCCGCCTCTTCCTCGACTACCTCAACGACTACGTCACCCGCTTCCACATCCGCCCAGTCTACCGTAGGTCGGTAGAGGCGGCGACTTACGACAACGGAGAGTGGAAGATCGAGGCCAAGAACCTCGACTCCGGCGAAGTGGAGGAGTATCGCTCGAGGTTTTTGGTCGTGGCCACAGGAGAAACATGCGATCCGAGCATACCCGAGATCGAGGGGCTGGGGAGCTTTACTGGGGAGCTACTGCATTCCACCGACTATAAGAACGGCGGTAGGTTCGCCGGAAAAAAGGTTTTGGTGGTCGGAAGTGGGAATTCCGGCATGGAGATCGCAGTTGATCTGTCCGACCACGGTGCAAGAACCTCCATAGTCATCCGGAGCCCGGTAAGGACACTTTTCTTCACTTTGTTGGGTTCAAATCATCCAATCAAAGAATTAAAAAATGTGCTAGCAATATATAAGTGCAACTCCTAGTCAACGAAAGATGCGTCAAATTAACAATTATGTGGGGAATTATTAGTTATgggcttttttttttaattttcttattgAAATTGTTGGTGCAGGTTCACATATTGTCAAGGAGAATAGCCTATATGACATTAGTTGTAATAAAGTACTTACCAAGGAAGTGGGCTGACTCATTTGCAACAATGATGAGCAAATTTGAGTATGGAGACTTaacaaaatacggaattcaaAGGCCTAAAAAGGGACCCTTTGCTCTCAAAGATGACTATGGGAAATACCCGGTTATTGATGCTGGTATTGTGGACAAGATCAAGTCTGGGGAGATTAAGGTTTTTTAATCGATTCAAGGCTTTAATATTTATGAtttgtatttgattatttttattgaattaataTAAGTACAAATATTTGTGGTTAATGTAGGTATTGCCCGGGATTAGTACTATAAAAGGGAATTGCGTGACATTTGAGAATGAAAAAGAAGGATATTCATATGATGTGCTAATCTTTGCCACAGGCTTCAAAAGATCGACCAAACAATGGCTAAAGGTAACATAAAATCATGGCCCTTTATTATTCAAAACACCCTTCTCTAGATTCTTGTATTTAATTTCACTAACTAACAAATTGTGTTTGCTTACATTACATGTGCAGGAAGATGATAATTTATTAAATGAAGATGGGCTTCCAAAGGTCAATTATCCAAACCACTGGAAGAGTGTAAATGGGCTTTATTGTGTTGGGTTTGCCCGCAAAGGATTGTACGGAGCTGCTATGGATGCCCAAAACATAGCCCACCACATCAAATCTCAAATTACTCATTAATCATATTTTAGAAATAACTTTCAACTGTCGATGTTGTTAGAATGAAGAGTGACGATGGAAGAAAATATTCAAAGCTACAGTCAGAtcagttttaataaaaaaaagaattcaaTCCAATATAATATAGTCCctatgtttgttttatttttcacatattttaattctattttataacATGATATTGATCaataattaatcattaattCGTTCATGATTGTATCAAAAACTGATTCACTTTGACACTTTTCTATAGATACCTAAAAATAATTGTGTAAAAAATAAGTCAACAAAACAgtacaaaatataattatttagtcCTCCCATCCACTAATTTTGGGCTAGATATACTACGAATTTTTACTTGCAGATAAACAGTACTAGTCCATATTGATACTTGATGgtaaaaaaaactatatattCAAACAATACAGTctttacatatatttttttaaaatttcttttacatttcatttttgtatattagtaaaaattaaatatttaagattttgagctatttaaaatcctaatatagaaacatttaaaaatatttggaTCTACTGTTATTTTATATATCTAAAAACATGGAGtacaaaaaatagataaaattgtaaaataagaaagagagagaaaaatgtggTGGAAATAATTTTTGTGGATCGGCCGGGCTACAACACACGCCTTTAAAAGTTACTCcctcctttttttaaaaaaaatagaaacatttggaACAGCATaggttttaatacacaatttagtaaagtaagagagagggagagaaaaattggtaaagcaaGATAGAGgtagagaaaaattggtaaagtgagagaaaaaagtaatagaattaatgttagtggattatgagaTCTACTTTATTAGGGAGGTTTAAGtgttaaataaattgatgtatagggTGTAAATATTtgccaaaatagaaagtttgaaagttgctatttttaaagaaCGGACTAAAATGGCGGAGCGGATCCCCTACTCCACGCCTACTCCACCtactcacaacaaaataaaataatattataaccATGGGCAAAATTTAATAAGTGATGatggattattttattttgttgtgagtgtGGAGTAGGATTTGGGGAGTAGGGGATCCGTTCtgctaaaatggaaagagttgctatttttaaacaacggagggagtagtacattAGGATTTTTAATGCTCATAGTCATCATCCCCCTCCTCTCTCTCGCGAGAGCAGCACAGTGATGTGAGAATGTGGAATTTTGGGTATGGAGCAGAGAGGAAGCAGAAAAAAAGGAAGCCGCAATCGATTTGCTTCAGCGCAGTCGGACCCTCACTCCAAAGAGGCAGTTCAGAGTCACAATCGAGTCTCGCTTGCAGACCGACCGACCGCAGTTTCATTTCCTGTCGTGATAAGCGGGGCAAACCCAAGGCTAACAAGAATGAAGATGAAGCAGAAGGAGAGTCTGAAAAGAAGTGCCGTGCCGTAAGCAAGATAAGTTCATGGGGCTGAGTATGCATTAGGTGCTTCAACAACTAGTTTAACACTACTAACAATTATAAAAAGCAAAGTTGAtcgaaaacaaagttagttacaactgattctatctataaataaatctacaagaaaaaattaatactttgaagagaaagaagaaatagTTACAAAAGCACACATACGACTGCGTCCCCTCCATACCATAACCCCAAACAAATATTGAGCCTCCCCCTCATGCCTCACTGTCGTAAAAGCTTGGGGAGGTTCTGCATTCCGTTCATTATAAGAACGGCGAGAGGTTCGCCGGGAAAAAGGTTTTGGTTGTTGGAAGTGGAAATTCCGGCATGGAGATCTAGGACATGAGATACTTGGAGTACTATTAAtagttctattttttttgttaaatgatTACTAAGGTAGGATATATAGTGTAGTATATAAACTAATAACTTTTGTTGAAAAATAATTACTCTAATTAAACAAAGATCGCATTGacaaattttttaattgaaGATAGCCAATTAATTCCATAAGTGAAGGATTGGTGAAAACTGGCTTCTTTGTATTGGGCTGGCCTATAATGGGCTATGGAGGCCAGAGAGTAGCCCAAAATTTCTAGactcttttattttaaatggaAATTTTGATCTCTATAAATTGAGAAAATTGTCGGttattataatttttctttGACTTCTCACCACtcctataatttttaaaatttaaatataaaagtatTACTATTCATTTTTTCCACAATGTTCCAAAGCAAATATAACACTCCATCCGTCGTGACACGTTTCTTTTAAATAcaatatttaagaaaataatgtttaCAAGAGTAGTAAAAAGAAAATGTATTTTTGCTGGGATGTCCCAAAAATGAATTATGAATCCCTTATTGTGGACGAGTGAAGTATAACAAAATTAAGTTTGTTATGACAACAAAACAATGTT
Proteins encoded in this window:
- the LOC121741045 gene encoding probable indole-3-pyruvate monooxygenase YUCCA10; translated protein: MEKATVTIVGSGPSGLATAAYLHHLSIPYILLEREDCFASLWQNHTYDRVHLHLPKQLCTLPLLPMPPHYPTYVPRRLFLDYLNDYVTRFHIRPVYRRSVEAATYDNGEWKIEAKNLDSGEVEEYRSRFLVVATGETCDPSIPEIEGLGSFTGELLHSTDYKNGGRFAGKKVLVVGSGNSGMEIAVDLSDHGARTSIVIRSPVHILSRRIAYMTLVVIKYLPRKWADSFATMMSKFEYGDLTKYGIQRPKKGPFALKDDYGKYPVIDAGIVDKIKSGEIKVLPGISTIKGNCVTFENEKEGYSYDVLIFATGFKRSTKQWLKEDDNLLNEDGLPKVNYPNHWKSVNGLYCVGFARKGLYGAAMDAQNIAHHIKSQITH